tctagtcgcacccgccctcattaaaaatcttatctctgttcgccaatttacttgcgacaatctagtttcggctgaatttgacccttttggtttatctgtgaaggattacctgaccaaggccgagatcgctcgcttcaatagctccggtgatctttattctcttaatggagttcctgccgccacccctccaacatccatgctggcctccgtcgatctctggcatcgtcgcttgggccatcccaaccccgccgtcttagcttctatgcttagtgaatttaccataccatgtaatagggactctcataattctgtgttttgcgagtcttgtcaattaggcaaacatgtgcgtcttccctttagttcctctagttcttgtagcacttatccctttgaattaatacattgtgatttatggacctctcccattgcaagtgtttcaggttttaaatactaccttgttatgctagatgatttcacccactttgtctggacttttcctctacgcaacaaatccgaggtccattctcttttccttaattttcaatgctatgtgtctgttcacttcttcctcccaattcgctttatccaatgtgacaatggtcgcgagtttgataacattaaaaatcgtactttcttcttacaacatggcatcctgcttaggttctcatgtccctacacctcccctcaaaatggtaaagcagaacgctctcttcgcaccctcaatgatatagttcgcactctccccattcaatcatctatgcctcccaagttttgggctgaagccctacacatggccaccttccttctaaatattcgaccttccaaaactaaacccaacactactccctattattccctctttctttctcaccccgactactccgcggttcgtgttttcggctgtctctgttttcccaatgcctacgccacttctgcaaataaattgtcaccacgctctatcccatgtgctttcctcggcttctctgacgagcacaaaggctatcgctgtctcgaccttcacaccggacacgttcatgtctctcgtcatgtcacgtttgctgagcacatttttcctttctcacaacgcactactacaccatccaacacccctagctccgcaaacaccccctctccccgtcctttccaactatatactcccctacctgccgaacacaacttatcaccaccaccattaacacccaccatagccaatcccaaccatacactcaccccacccgagacgtccccaacacccccgacccctgctccctccccaacacccccggcccctactcccactccaccactcagccctgctcccactccactacccagccctactccttcgtccgactcttccgctgcgccggactcaccagtacccaccttaccccctcgtgctattcctacagcagccccgattaacgatcatcgcatgcgtactagggccaaatcaggatttcatcaaccccaagaccgcctaaaccttcatacctccgtatctctcacttctcttccaaagaattacaaaactgctctacttgatcccaattgggccgctgccatgcaagaagaatataatgctttacttcaaaacaacacctggcaacttgttcctcgtcctcccaatacaaatattgtttctggcaaatggatttttcgccaaaagttccactccgatgggagcctctcatGATATAAAGtcaggtgggtttgtcgtggcttttctcagcaacaaggaattgattacgaagaaaccttctctcctgttgttaaacctagcaccattcgcaccgttcttagtgttgatgtctcctcttcatggcccattcaccaacttgatgttaaaaatgctttcctccatggttcccttcaagaaactgtctactgccagcaacctctgggttttgaaaatccatcctttccaactcatgtatgtcttcttcagaaatctctctacggtcttaaacaggccccacgagcttggtttcaacgcttctcctccttcattcaaacaataggcttcactccatctctctccgacacctctctttttgtgtatcatcaaacttctgacactgcctatttacttctctatgtagatgatatcattcttaccgcctcctctcaaaagttcttagatcatattgtctcttttcttagatctgaattttctatgactgacctaggactccttcatcatttcttaggcattgctgttgttcgagattcctccagcctttttctttcccaatgccagtatattcttgatcttcttaatcgtgctggtatgcttgactgtcaatcatctcgcactcctgtcgatactagttttaaactttcggctaccggtgaacccttttccgatcctactctctatcgtagcctaacaggtgctctccaatatctcaccattactcgtcctgaaatctcttttgctgttcaacaagcatgtctctatatgcatgatccccgggttcctcactataatcatgttaaacgcattcttcggtatttaaaaggaactctcaatcatggtctccacctcaataattcttctccaaactcgcttaccgcatactctgatgcagactgggctggttgtcctgacactcgacCATCATGCGAGACGTTATGGAGGACCGCCGGGTGACCAAGCTGCGTTCGTCAACAGCACGATGCTTCTCCGAACGATCGTCTTGTTGGCAGGACTGCATCCATGAGCCAAAGACAACCACACCGGTGGTTGCCGCTCTCGATGTCCACGGCGCCAACCCGACCACGATTTCCTGCATCCACACGCTCTTCTCGTCGTGCTCTTTATCTACCACTCATCAATTTTTTGTTCCTGCGAGCCATGGAGGCAGCACAGCGGTTGTGCGCGTGCAGAGAGGCGGAGAGGACGAAGGGGTCCGGGGGAGAAGATACCAGGAGAGAAGATAGACATGACATGTGGGGCCACCTAGTCAGTGAGAGTAGAGACTTATTTTGATGGAATTTTTTTTTTCATGTGTATCAAATTGACCAAAACTGGTACAGGGTTGAGATCAGACCAGGATCCATAAGTATAGGGTATGGATTTCAGGGATTGTGAGGTATGAAAACAGACTTCACTCCATCAAAATCAAATCGACGGTGATGCAACATGCAGCGTGGCTTGTGGAAGTATAGCTCCGATCAGGCGTAGTACTTGATGTAGCTACTGTAGTCGCTCTGCTTCTCGAAGTATCGGTCCCAGAGCATGACCCCGCCATAGTTCTccttcttctgcaccaccggcGTGATGCCGTAGTAGACGTTCTTGGGGTGTATCCACTGGTACGACTTGTCGTCCGCCGTGAGCCCGATGAAGAACCGGGTGGCCGGGTACGCCGCCGTCCACCTGTCCCACGCCTCCTCCCACGCCCCGTACTGGTTGCACGCCTTGTCGCTCTCCTCGTAGATCCTCACGTGGACGCGCTCGAAGATCCCCGTCGCCAGCGCTCGCCCCACGTGCGCCGCCGGCGGGTACCCGCACCGGACCGTCGCCGTCAGGTGCAGCGGCTTCCCCGGGCCGCCGCGGATGTTGTGCTTCGCCAGCTCCAGCGCCAGCACGTCGTAGCGGTCCGCCGGCGTGCCGTGCTCCAGGAAGAGGTCGACGCCGTCGAGCCACGCGTCGCCCAAGGGGCGGGGCACGCCCGGCTTGGACCCGCCGAAGTAGGAGTCCCAGAGGTGGTCGAAGAGGTGGAGCGCGGAGCGGTTGGACGGGAGCGAGTAGCGGGCGCCGTAGCCGCCGATGGAGAGGGAGACGGGGACGCCCTTGGACTGGCAGTGCTTGATGTCGGCGCCCACGGCGGAGAGGTCGTGGCCGGAGAGGTCAAGGTGGTACTTTCCGTTGGCGCCGAAGACGTCGAGGAAAGAGATGGTGACCATGGTGTACATGCCGGAGTCGCAGGCCTCGCGCAGGGACCCCTCGGCCTTGTTCCGTCCCCAGAACACCGTCACCTGGCCGGTCTTCCCCGCCGCCAGGCCCGGCGCGGCCAGGGATAGGGCCGCGACGACGGAGAGAAGGGTTAGGAGGCAGGCTGGTGGCCTCCCGGGTGCGAGCGGCGCCATTGTTGGCTTCTAGCCTTCTATTCGCAGCTCCGCTTGGGTATTTGCCTTTGCTTGTTTGGATGAAGTGTTGTTTAGCTCGAatacgatatatatatatatagatggaTTTTGGAGGCAAATTAAatatagagaggtagatcgagACGTGGAACTGAGCTTGCTAGGCAGCTATAGCTGAGTGGAGCACCATTTTAGCTAGCTATGGTTGACTTGAGTTGGGCAAGCAAGAGTAACATTTCAGGTTGCTTTTGGTTGCTCGCTTCGGCGTGTCGCACGCAGGAGTGAATCCTAAGGGCATTTCTAACTCCCCTAAAAGCTAAGGGACTAAAAGGCTTAGCGGGGTATAGATACTCCACGAAGTTTTGGCTGCAAGCGCTGGCGCTGGCGCCAACTCGTATCCGACCTCCGATTCCGCCACCgcttcctcctccgccaccgccgcaaCCCTCCTCTCCTCGGTTTCTTCGACGAGTATCTCAACTTCCTACCTACTCTGGAGGCCCCCAACCGTGTCCCTTCTGGGCACTTCTCCTTGCCGTTCGACGTCAACGATTACTGCTTTTTCCTTGGATGCCGTCATGGTCTCTTACTCTTTCGGTCTTTGAAGCCTTTCCAGGTCGTGGTGTGGGACCCTGTCACCGACGACCAGCACCGCAttgccgccccccccccctcccccggaGTTCGAGGGGACACACGGGGCGGTGCTTCACTTCCAGGTGGTCTTCGCAGTGGCAGTTTGGGATAAGGATGAGGAGCAACACAGATGAGTGCTCGTCTGTGTTTACTCCTCAAAGACCGGCTTATGGGAAGATCTTATCTCAACACCGCTTCCATACCACGCTCATAGAAGTAGTTATTCCACCCTGCTTTATAAGCCCGATGTTGTGCTGGTCGGAGATTCCCCTTACTGGATGCTTTCTGGGAATGTTGGAATTCTTGAGTTTGATTTGGAGAAGCAGAGCCTAGCTGTGATACGAGTGCCAGGGGATATGTATGGCAAGGGCAACTACTTCCAGGTTATGAGGGCCAAGGGCGGTGGGCTGGGTTTCCTCTTCATGTCAGTGTCAGACTACACTGCCCAATTATGGAAGAGGAAGACAGATTGTGATGGTGTTGCTTCATGGGAGCTTGGAAGAACTATTGAACTGGACAAGCTACTTTCTCTGAACTCTGAGGATAAAACCCCCATAGCCCTATCGATACTAGGGTTTGCTGAGCAGAATAATGCTGTGTTAATTTGGACAGTTAATGGCATCTTCATGATCCACCTTGAGTCGTTGAATTTCAAGAAGCTTGCTGAAACCACCATAACCCGTCCTCACTATCATCCATTCGAAAGTGTCTACACTGCAGGTAATAGCATGGATTACATTGTCAATACAAAAAACAAATTATTATTCAACAATTGGCTGATGAAATTATGCTCACGTCATTTCGTGTTAGCTAATAATTTGAATTACTATCATATCATTTGTTTCTTTTGCTGCTTCATGCTCTCATGTACATCGATGATGTTCTGCCATGTTCTGTTCTGATGTGTATGTGGTGGCTTTTATGTAATGATTATGATTGACTAACAAAAATATGTTTGTGGTATTTCATCTTCTTTATGTTCTGTAGCCAGGCACTGGGCTGCAATTGGTTAGCCTCTTCAATTCATGTTTTGTGGTTTAAGTTAGAACTAGCAAACTTTCATCATCGGTTTACTATATGAATATCCATACAATAAAATAATGCTTACCTGTGTATGTGTTCCAGAAAACAAACAATGATTAACAAGATGGGCAAATCCTTTATAGAATAATTTAACCATTTTATTGTTTCCTGCCTATTGAAGGATGATATAACTCTCTAATGTTAGTGTTAGTGCATATCTCACATGCCTTTTTTTTCTGAAGAGGAGATACACAACAGCTGGAAGTTGACTACATGAAAACTGGCTTGAACCCTTTTGAAGCTTAAGCTTAGTTATATACTTATATTTATTTTGTTCTGTATGTTACCTCTGCTGATATTTCTAACAGAGTTCAAATGAAAAATAACCACTTCATTTGAATTATGAGTAATTATTCATTTATCATTTGTAGGATTGCCCTCCATGTGGCAAGTCTATTTGTACCAGGAAACGCTAATAAGCGGAGTTCATTTTCATCTTTTCGTGCTAAAATTTACTTAAAGATGATTTAAATCATGATCCAACATCTTGTGTTAGGCCCCACATGTGAGTAAAAGTGCATTTTTTCTTGGAAGGCCGCTCGTCCTGCGTGGGGGTAGCAAGCAGTGCATTTGTTTATTTCTGAAGTTTGCTGGTCCAGCATGTGGGTAGAAGTGCATTTGCTTATTTGTGAAGTTTTCTGGTCCTACATGTGAACTCACTACCAACTCCAACCTTTGTAAGTAGAAGAGATAGAGGAAGAATAAAATATTTGACATAGGTGTGTTAATGTTTATCTGTTAGAGAAAGTAGAGTATTACTGAATCAAAATTGAGTTGCTTTCCTTGAATTTACAGCAATGGATTTATCTAATACCTACTTGACATGTCCTCGTTTCTATTTATCTTTTGTTGGAATGTCGTGGCGTCGTGTGCTTAGGGTTTTGAGCCTAAACTCACGTTTCTGGTTTATTGATCGCTGATATTGGTTACAGAGTAGAGCTCCCATTATATCGTGAGTTAGTAAATGTGAAAGCTTCAGATGTATCATATGGATATGGTGCAGTAACAATCTAATATACTACTTGATATGGAAATCAGGGGGACTTACTTGAGGATCAAGCTTTGAGCTCCTTCACCTTATCCTTGTTGTGGTGGCGATATTCTCTGCCCACATGACACATTGTTTGACTTTTTATGTTTGTAGGAACATGTGTTGATGTTGGACACGATGGGGCTGAGCTTTTGGTTGATATGTAAGATGATTGTCCGGTTGGACATGCTATTAGACCTGCTGGTTGAGCAGGTAAGCTTATCTCCAACTGATGTTCTAGTTTCTACCTCCTCTACTGGATATGCTCCTTTGGTTGCCCTCCCTTCCATCCAGCTTCCCTGCTTTCAGTTTACCTCCTCCTTAGTACTCCCAAGtttcttctggtagtgtgggttcTTCTCCCTCTAGCCCCTCCGATGACTAATGGCTTAGGACCTTCCTCTTTCTATATTGTGCTTATGTTTGTGCCTGCTTGGAAATGTGCATGTTGTTATACTAAGTAGTAGCAAATGAAGCACTAACCCTTATTGCTTTAGGGTTAtagttttgtttttgttttactTGTCGCGGCTGCCTTCTACATTTTTTTCCTGTGGTTGTGGGTCTATCAATAGGTAATTGATAGCGAACAATACCCGTGTATCTGGTTTCAGATTTCCTTTATTTATACGGTTGTATAGGTATGCCATTTTACATTGATGCTTATTTTGGGTCATTGTGATACCCAGTGAACTAATGATTGTTCATTCCTGGAAGGTGGT
The sequence above is a segment of the Aegilops tauschii subsp. strangulata cultivar AL8/78 chromosome 6, Aet v6.0, whole genome shotgun sequence genome. Coding sequences within it:
- the LOC109735744 gene encoding xylanase inhibitor protein 1, which encodes MAPLAPGRPPACLLTLLSVVAALSLAAPGLAAGKTGQVTVFWGRNKAEGSLREACDSGMYTMVTISFLDVFGANGKYHLDLSGHDLSAVGADIKHCQSKGVPVSLSIGGYGARYSLPSNRSALHLFDHLWDSYFGGSKPGVPRPLGDAWLDGVDLFLEHGTPADRYDVLALELAKHNIRGGPGKPLHLTATVRCGYPPAAHVGRALATGIFERVHVRIYEESDKACNQYGAWEEAWDRWTAAYPATRFFIGLTADDKSYQWIHPKNVYYGITPVVQKKENYGGVMLWDRYFEKQSDYSSYIKYYA